In the Arthrobacter zhaoxinii genome, one interval contains:
- a CDS encoding NACHT domain-containing protein — protein MGELEWENVERLFMRMLASVGEVQWAKLYGTRGQDQEGIDAYARMQTTGSSGPAGRPYVVLQSRRVKKLGAADIDAAIADFLEGNWPEETSKYILATSYDLTDTKLDAAVRRAAITLGAREIEFEPWGAVEISNMLKTLPELVDDFFGRAWVEPFCGPEGLQRVQRRLEWIDAQSLREKLSAHYLAIFAAQNAVPRPTPHTTGSLGGDTSRPAPPSNDFIVVDVTPRLGTVSPSDEGTSSGTGDRADARVSRRETSRTSGREPADIAATRKGEARAQTGLGRPRRSFRAVEALLGENRTSSGDDSFRQTADDWLTSSRRALLVGAPGSGKSSLLRFVAVDVLSLAPQSTTLQQAYGGRLPVWLPFGFLTRHLADDDGNSLVSAAKAWMQARGMSETWPLVERALSDDRLLLLVDGIDEWKSPAAANDALGALESFLGQRPEAAAVLSSRPYGVERLTFSLPWSRADIADLDDGQQRAMSSQYLSPPDAPDLNLEGDDKPAVEDVAVWDRAHVTPFLDELAGVPELAVLARKPLFLALLAKSWHGEPLPPKRFALYDEIVDLMVRRHPAMRRRFSVMVDLPLDEREFKTLMEAVAYALVSAGSTYAVPVLEMQQLVMQALCDGDVLGYPAAESHRMAKAALRMAEDEFGLLVPQGADHVGFVHRVLLDHLAGRRLARMAPAEQERVFKERLTDPAWLDVLLASLTAQSNPHTVADLLDKVSAPKEDTHWPLQEFQTESAIELVAHALASEVELPPWKTAAYIDELVREVETSPTVEHRVNVVAALVRACANPSVRRRLLPTFIRWLDATRPYPAPALYALRDLDVLDDSAATVLLHAMRAEAGDVRGNAAYAYAHRFGSPRLDHDTNTAVLPEPREDADPKHLHPLLRLVKEGPTVKAQATALLALATGWPDEETTREHLEWGRRQSRVTLRITSMYLLMKNEPDTRLSSLLRKDEIDWILGHIYEERWISEHEWSEMTTELVLCLTAEAPVGYRTEIADFVLETLKTNGATGGNRSLCWRLACEALADEDRMRDWVRGELSSPDKHRLVLYNVALVPSKWSNDPAFAQALADYADRQIEGALGATQVIAQHLPVEQRKALLLKGLTGFRPQGVAWSLVQEFPDDEDVDEALRGILADDDKAGNIASVAVSVLGTEAGFVRILGLLKNTLAPNWKADGEQQVLLAEAVATAWRHMRNAVAANEAGQEPEEELLGTADSTPEERLIQARRVLAEHAEVDICGACTAVDSYLGWQVADVIYTWPKLTVDYAIAALLNNRHVTEGIADTIHSAALRAHVKQPGADSARVVDLAMRLMLFLDPEVREVLAHELCMSSIPGNDLLSIFSSWKNDPDDGVRRTIAVGLTQALIREQASRAHVTPEMEKWRESVRQDLCGYGPHMDSNRRHAWLSMLLLNDLTLIDGLKETIGDPEEPGVDLADIYGSPDSLLVTLVADRWEELKAHFGDSLIRRLSASRLKPSEQDRHGLRAVRALATSASRNPAIADLVDEYLAAQTESGGDSLSLSLPVVQAKKRRLRADRSSLELVVRSADESWDNHDLFDGITKWALTELLDAEQWQVRTSDVREVLAAGVVERARSTVPPRDSQSVNEPGVWDSDRAWQDERFVFRRSVWALLYPKDALTQKWLRGLGSWFTDGVNPAGAPASWLELSAISFGASPTEVLPSIVERVFQPMRLEMMSDSLWELTAPLLHRVRHDRAAAESLRASLGVEAVNEDSPLFAKDSTNALWRREPEEDTHVKSLERNAQRTFVSALALQRSGQLERADLNACLETLSRVDPRTVVVDPFLNRAGPVWSAGISLLRGQ, from the coding sequence GTGGGCGAACTGGAGTGGGAGAACGTCGAGAGATTGTTCATGCGCATGCTCGCCAGCGTGGGTGAAGTCCAGTGGGCGAAGCTGTACGGTACCCGTGGCCAGGACCAAGAAGGCATCGACGCATATGCACGAATGCAGACAACCGGTTCGAGCGGTCCAGCGGGCCGCCCGTACGTAGTGCTTCAGTCAAGACGAGTGAAGAAGCTGGGGGCGGCCGATATCGATGCCGCCATTGCAGATTTTCTTGAGGGAAACTGGCCCGAAGAAACAAGCAAGTACATCCTCGCGACCAGCTATGACCTGACCGATACAAAATTGGACGCCGCAGTACGCCGAGCCGCCATAACTCTAGGCGCACGAGAGATTGAATTCGAACCGTGGGGCGCGGTCGAGATCAGCAATATGCTAAAAACACTGCCCGAACTCGTTGATGACTTCTTCGGCAGGGCGTGGGTTGAACCATTCTGCGGCCCGGAGGGACTGCAACGCGTCCAACGAAGGCTCGAATGGATTGATGCTCAGTCGCTGCGTGAGAAACTCTCGGCGCACTACCTGGCGATTTTCGCAGCACAGAATGCTGTCCCGCGGCCGACACCGCACACCACAGGCAGCCTCGGCGGCGACACCAGCAGGCCCGCACCGCCCAGTAATGATTTCATCGTCGTCGATGTGACTCCACGCCTTGGAACGGTGAGCCCCAGTGACGAGGGAACGTCATCTGGCACAGGCGACCGAGCCGACGCGCGTGTTTCGAGGAGAGAAACATCGCGCACCTCAGGCCGAGAGCCGGCTGACATTGCTGCTACGCGGAAGGGCGAGGCTCGTGCCCAGACTGGCTTGGGCCGCCCGCGACGCTCGTTCCGAGCAGTCGAAGCGCTGCTCGGCGAGAACCGGACCAGCTCAGGTGACGACAGCTTCCGGCAGACCGCTGACGATTGGCTCACTAGCAGCCGACGTGCGCTCCTAGTCGGGGCCCCGGGATCGGGAAAGTCGAGCCTGCTGCGGTTCGTAGCGGTTGACGTGCTGAGCCTGGCTCCGCAATCGACCACACTCCAGCAAGCATACGGCGGTCGGTTGCCCGTTTGGTTGCCGTTCGGTTTCCTCACTCGTCACCTCGCCGACGACGACGGAAACTCGCTCGTGTCGGCGGCTAAGGCCTGGATGCAGGCCCGCGGCATGTCCGAGACGTGGCCGCTGGTCGAACGTGCCCTTAGCGATGACCGACTCCTGCTGCTGGTCGATGGAATTGACGAGTGGAAGAGCCCAGCCGCTGCTAACGATGCCCTCGGCGCATTAGAATCGTTCCTTGGTCAGCGGCCTGAGGCGGCTGCCGTTTTGTCCTCACGGCCCTACGGCGTCGAGCGGCTGACTTTTTCATTGCCGTGGTCACGCGCTGACATCGCCGACCTAGATGACGGACAGCAGCGCGCCATGTCTTCGCAGTACTTGTCGCCTCCGGACGCCCCCGATCTGAACCTTGAGGGCGACGACAAGCCAGCAGTCGAGGATGTTGCCGTCTGGGACCGCGCGCACGTAACCCCGTTCCTCGACGAGCTCGCAGGTGTGCCTGAGCTCGCGGTCCTGGCACGGAAACCGTTGTTCCTTGCCCTCCTGGCTAAAAGCTGGCACGGAGAGCCGCTGCCGCCAAAGCGTTTTGCGCTTTACGATGAGATCGTCGACCTGATGGTTCGTCGCCATCCGGCAATGCGTCGCAGATTCTCAGTAATGGTCGATCTTCCACTGGACGAACGTGAATTCAAAACGTTGATGGAAGCCGTGGCTTACGCCTTAGTGAGTGCCGGCAGCACATACGCGGTCCCCGTTCTTGAGATGCAGCAACTCGTGATGCAGGCGCTTTGCGACGGCGATGTCTTGGGCTACCCGGCTGCCGAGTCCCACCGGATGGCTAAGGCGGCCCTGCGGATGGCTGAAGATGAGTTCGGTCTCCTCGTTCCTCAAGGCGCTGACCACGTCGGATTCGTTCACCGAGTGCTTCTCGACCACCTCGCAGGCAGGCGGCTTGCCCGAATGGCGCCCGCTGAGCAGGAAAGGGTCTTCAAGGAACGCCTCACCGACCCTGCCTGGCTAGACGTTCTTCTGGCATCGCTCACAGCGCAGTCCAATCCGCACACGGTGGCCGACTTACTGGACAAGGTGTCGGCGCCCAAAGAGGACACCCATTGGCCGCTCCAGGAGTTCCAAACTGAGTCGGCGATCGAGCTAGTTGCTCATGCACTCGCCTCAGAAGTCGAGCTTCCCCCATGGAAAACCGCTGCCTATATTGACGAGCTGGTTCGCGAGGTGGAGACGTCACCAACTGTGGAGCACAGGGTGAACGTCGTTGCCGCTCTGGTTCGGGCATGTGCCAACCCCTCAGTGCGTCGGAGACTCCTTCCGACCTTCATTCGTTGGCTCGACGCAACTCGACCGTATCCAGCGCCTGCCCTGTATGCACTCCGGGACCTCGATGTCCTGGATGACTCCGCAGCTACAGTTCTGTTGCACGCAATGAGAGCGGAAGCGGGCGATGTGCGCGGGAACGCGGCTTATGCGTACGCACATCGTTTCGGGTCCCCGAGGCTTGACCACGACACTAATACGGCTGTCCTCCCTGAGCCTAGGGAGGACGCGGACCCAAAGCACCTTCATCCGCTGCTTCGCCTCGTGAAGGAAGGCCCAACGGTCAAAGCGCAGGCAACTGCGCTCCTTGCACTGGCAACCGGCTGGCCAGATGAAGAGACAACGCGCGAGCACTTGGAATGGGGACGGCGACAGAGCCGCGTCACGCTGCGCATCACATCGATGTACCTGCTCATGAAGAATGAACCCGACACCAGGCTGTCTTCTCTGCTTCGCAAGGACGAAATCGACTGGATACTCGGGCACATCTACGAAGAGCGGTGGATCTCCGAGCACGAGTGGTCCGAGATGACCACTGAGCTCGTACTGTGTCTCACCGCCGAAGCACCAGTGGGGTACCGCACCGAGATCGCTGATTTCGTACTGGAGACGCTAAAGACAAACGGCGCCACGGGTGGCAATCGAAGCCTGTGCTGGAGGCTGGCGTGTGAGGCGCTTGCCGACGAGGACCGAATGCGGGACTGGGTCCGGGGCGAACTCAGCTCACCGGATAAACACCGATTGGTCCTTTACAACGTCGCTTTGGTGCCCAGCAAGTGGAGCAACGACCCTGCCTTCGCACAAGCCTTGGCAGATTACGCCGATAGGCAGATTGAAGGGGCCCTTGGCGCTACACAGGTGATCGCCCAACATCTTCCGGTGGAGCAGCGCAAGGCCCTGTTGCTGAAGGGTTTGACAGGGTTTCGCCCTCAGGGCGTCGCTTGGAGTCTTGTGCAGGAGTTTCCAGACGACGAAGACGTTGACGAGGCCCTGCGAGGAATCCTCGCTGACGACGACAAGGCCGGCAATATTGCCTCGGTCGCTGTCTCGGTTCTGGGAACCGAAGCTGGCTTTGTTCGAATCCTCGGTCTCTTGAAGAACACCTTGGCCCCCAACTGGAAAGCCGATGGCGAGCAGCAAGTCCTCCTTGCCGAAGCCGTCGCAACAGCATGGCGACACATGCGGAACGCAGTCGCAGCCAACGAAGCCGGGCAAGAGCCGGAGGAAGAGCTGCTCGGCACGGCGGACTCAACCCCTGAGGAGCGACTGATTCAGGCCCGTCGAGTCTTGGCCGAGCACGCTGAAGTAGATATTTGCGGTGCGTGCACCGCCGTAGACTCTTACCTCGGATGGCAAGTCGCTGACGTTATCTACACTTGGCCTAAACTGACCGTCGACTATGCGATTGCGGCGCTACTGAATAATCGGCACGTAACAGAAGGAATCGCCGACACAATTCACTCCGCAGCTCTGAGAGCACACGTGAAGCAACCCGGAGCCGATTCCGCCCGTGTAGTAGATCTCGCTATGAGACTAATGCTCTTTCTCGACCCCGAAGTCCGAGAGGTCTTGGCGCACGAACTGTGCATGAGTAGCATCCCGGGGAACGACCTTCTGAGTATTTTTAGCTCCTGGAAGAACGACCCGGACGACGGTGTACGACGGACCATCGCAGTAGGACTTACACAGGCCCTCATTCGCGAGCAGGCGAGCCGCGCCCATGTGACTCCCGAGATGGAGAAATGGCGAGAATCGGTTCGTCAGGACCTCTGTGGGTACGGGCCGCACATGGATTCAAACCGTCGCCACGCGTGGTTGAGTATGCTGCTCCTTAACGACCTCACCCTGATTGACGGGCTGAAAGAGACGATCGGCGATCCTGAAGAGCCAGGCGTCGACCTGGCAGACATCTATGGGTCACCAGATTCGCTCCTCGTCACCTTGGTCGCCGACCGATGGGAAGAGCTGAAGGCTCACTTCGGGGACTCGCTCATTCGACGCTTGTCCGCTAGTCGGCTCAAGCCATCTGAGCAGGACAGGCACGGACTCCGAGCGGTAAGGGCGTTAGCAACTAGCGCCAGCCGCAACCCTGCCATCGCCGACTTGGTCGACGAATATCTGGCAGCACAGACTGAAAGCGGCGGCGATTCGCTCAGTCTTTCGTTACCCGTCGTCCAGGCGAAAAAGCGGCGTCTCAGGGCGGACCGGTCAAGCCTCGAATTGGTTGTCCGGTCCGCGGACGAGAGCTGGGACAACCACGATCTATTCGACGGAATTACCAAATGGGCGCTCACCGAACTGCTGGACGCCGAGCAGTGGCAGGTCAGGACCTCCGACGTCCGCGAAGTACTGGCCGCCGGTGTGGTTGAACGAGCACGAAGCACCGTACCGCCGCGCGACTCCCAGTCGGTTAATGAGCCGGGTGTCTGGGATTCAGATCGTGCATGGCAAGACGAGCGGTTCGTATTCCGTCGCTCAGTCTGGGCCCTCCTGTATCCAAAGGACGCCCTCACCCAGAAATGGCTGAGGGGCCTTGGATCATGGTTTACAGACGGCGTTAATCCCGCAGGTGCACCTGCCTCCTGGTTGGAATTATCTGCAATATCGTTCGGAGCATCACCCACTGAGGTACTGCCCTCGATTGTCGAGCGAGTCTTCCAACCAATGCGCTTGGAGATGATGAGCGATTCACTCTGGGAGCTGACAGCACCACTGCTCCACCGAGTGCGACACGACCGAGCCGCCGCCGAGTCCCTACGCGCATCTCTTGGAGTCGAGGCCGTGAACGAAGACTCTCCATTGTTCGCGAAAGACTCGACGAACGCTTTGTGGCGCCGGGAGCCCGAAGAGGATACGCACGTCAAATCGTTGGAGCGCAATGCGCAGCGAACATTCGTGAGTGCGCTCGCGTTGCAACGTAGTGGCCAGCTAGAGCGAGCCGATCTCAATGCGTGCTTAGAAACCTTGAGTAGGGTCGATCCTCGCACTGTGGTTGTCGACCCCTTCTTGAACAGAGCTGGGCCAGTTTGGTCTGCCGGTATTTCGCTGCTGCGTGGGCAATAG
- a CDS encoding pyrophosphorylase, whose product MSRVLSTEQAKSAINQVQSIINGGFTDQISALDAQGKILSDPNTWDGPLAAQFRGSTWPETKAALDKARQELEELRTQLQKISENIFSAGGGA is encoded by the coding sequence ATGTCACGTGTGTTGTCTACTGAGCAGGCCAAGTCCGCCATCAACCAGGTGCAGTCCATCATCAACGGCGGTTTCACCGACCAGATCTCGGCATTGGATGCGCAGGGCAAGATCCTGTCCGATCCGAACACCTGGGACGGCCCGCTGGCTGCCCAGTTCCGCGGATCCACGTGGCCGGAAACCAAGGCCGCCCTGGATAAGGCCCGCCAGGAACTTGAAGAGCTCCGCACCCAGCTCCAGAAGATCTCAGAGAACATCTTCTCCGCCGGCGGCGGCGCCTAA